Proteins encoded within one genomic window of Cytophagales bacterium:
- a CDS encoding glycosyl transferase, translated as MQTNHKKVLIITYYWPPSGGVGVQRWMHFSSNLKQLGWEPIIYTPSNPQFDIKDDALLDLIADIRVIKQPIWEPFSVFHRLTGKKNKDKVQQGLVLEKSSKSWLDHLFVWIRGNLFVPDPRVFWVRPSVKFLKQLIREENITHCITTSPPHSMHLIGLRLKKIFPALKWMPDLRDAWSGWDILPKLYVSAPVLSVHKRLERKVLEGCDRVLTVGKGYAAEFQSKTKQPVTIEVIRNGMPARHPETNTSPDLDHFTIGYFGLLNELRDPDFLWDMLSKFCSEDESFAEKLRLRIGGIVSETVKTRLLEDEYLGKRTTFLGYLKHEEVFQEYNKCDLLLLLQNKSDNAQWVLPVKFFEYLSAKHPILCIAPDKGELAEIILGHEIGEVHSSESPKEMGQFIQSVYAGDYVINEAHFEQLLKDNSRDQQAKDLAAILERL; from the coding sequence TTGCAGACCAACCATAAAAAAGTACTGATCATTACCTACTATTGGCCTCCAAGTGGCGGGGTAGGGGTGCAACGCTGGATGCATTTTTCTTCTAACCTTAAGCAATTAGGCTGGGAACCGATTATATACACACCATCCAATCCACAATTCGACATAAAGGATGATGCGTTGTTGGATCTGATAGCAGACATTCGGGTGATCAAGCAGCCGATTTGGGAGCCATTTTCCGTCTTCCATCGATTGACGGGGAAAAAGAACAAAGACAAAGTACAACAGGGACTGGTGTTGGAAAAGTCCAGTAAAAGTTGGCTTGATCACTTATTCGTATGGATCAGAGGGAATTTGTTTGTGCCCGATCCGCGTGTGTTTTGGGTCCGTCCTTCAGTGAAATTTTTGAAACAACTGATCAGGGAAGAAAACATTACTCATTGCATCACGACCAGCCCACCTCATAGTATGCATTTGATTGGTCTCAGGCTTAAAAAGATCTTCCCTGCTTTGAAGTGGATGCCAGACCTGCGAGACGCCTGGTCAGGATGGGATATTCTGCCCAAATTGTATGTGTCGGCACCGGTCTTATCTGTTCATAAACGGCTGGAAAGAAAAGTATTAGAAGGCTGTGATCGCGTGTTAACTGTGGGTAAGGGATATGCGGCAGAATTTCAATCTAAGACAAAGCAACCTGTCACCATCGAAGTGATCAGGAATGGTATGCCAGCGCGTCATCCAGAAACGAATACTTCACCTGATCTTGATCATTTCACCATCGGATATTTCGGCTTACTCAATGAATTGCGAGACCCTGATTTCTTATGGGACATGTTGAGCAAGTTTTGCAGCGAAGATGAAAGTTTTGCGGAAAAATTACGACTCAGGATAGGAGGCATAGTGAGTGAGACCGTCAAAACCCGGTTGTTGGAAGATGAATACCTTGGAAAAAGGACGACTTTTCTGGGTTATTTGAAGCATGAGGAGGTTTTTCAGGAATACAATAAATGTGATTTGCTGCTTTTACTCCAAAATAAAAGTGACAATGCGCAGTGGGTATTGCCTGTGAAATTCTTTGAATACCTTTCTGCGAAACATCCCATTCTGTGTATAGCGCCGGATAAGGGAGAACTAGCTGAGATCATTCTGGGCCATGAGATTGGGGAGGTTCATTCGAGTGAAAGCCCAAAGGAAATGGGCCAATTCATTCAATCGGTTTATGCTGGTGATTATGTGATTAATGAAGCTCATTTCGAACAGCTATTAAAAGATAACTCCCGTGATCAGCAGGCGAAAGATCTTGCGGCTATTCTAGAGCGGCTTTAG